One part of the Humulus lupulus chromosome 9, drHumLupu1.1, whole genome shotgun sequence genome encodes these proteins:
- the LOC133799831 gene encoding protein MOR1-like produces MQIVARLTAERDGEIRKAALNTLATGYKILGEDIWRYVRKLTDAQKSMLDDRFKWKVREMEKRKEGKPGEARAALRRSVREIGLDVAEQSGEVTRSVSGPVLPRKTMGMLTYMWRDNLCPVFLLVPMAPLIGMKLWILFLLVLLSSLLKE; encoded by the exons ATGCAAATTGTTGCAAGATTGACTGCAGAAAGAGATGGTGAAATTAGAAAAGCTGCTTTGAATACTCTTGCCACTGGATATAAGATTCTTG GTGAGGATATATGGAGGTATGTTCGGAAGCTAACAGATGCTCAGAAAAGCATGCTGGATGATAGGTTTAAATGGAAG GTTCGAGAGATGGAAAAAAGGAAGGAAGGGAAGCCTGGTGAAGCCAGAGCTGCTTTGAGACGTTCTGTGAGGGAAATTGG ATTGGATGTAGCAGAGCAAAGTGGAGAGGTTACACGATCTGTCTCTGGCCCAGTACTTCCAA GAAAAACTATGGGAATGCTGACATACATGTGGAGAGACAACTTATGCCCTGTGTTCTTGCTGGTACCAATGGCCCCACTGATTGGAATGAAGCTTTGGATATTATTTCTTTTGGTTCTCCTGAGCAG TCTGTTGAAGGAATGA